In Trichocoleus desertorum NBK24, the following are encoded in one genomic region:
- a CDS encoding M48 family metallopeptidase, whose product MTQTIEDLFDASIERYKAGEGPDTLIPVFKDICDRSRKSSPAWTCLAWLYLLDDKPTQAYNAAQKAVKLNPQDPQAQLNLAIAMLETSKKGVRDHVELAQQIMMVAQELEDEVKQNLEEGLSRKPDWKSLKRVQQWLFES is encoded by the coding sequence ATGACTCAGACCATTGAAGATCTTTTTGATGCGAGCATTGAACGCTACAAGGCAGGCGAAGGGCCAGATACCTTAATTCCTGTGTTCAAAGACATTTGCGATCGCTCTCGCAAAAGTAGCCCTGCTTGGACTTGCTTGGCTTGGCTGTATCTATTAGATGACAAACCGACGCAGGCTTACAATGCAGCCCAAAAAGCAGTCAAGCTTAATCCACAAGATCCGCAGGCTCAGCTAAATCTAGCGATCGCCATGCTGGAAACTTCTAAAAAAGGTGTCCGTGATCATGTGGAGTTAGCTCAACAGATCATGATGGTGGCTCAAGAATTAGAGGACGAAGTTAAACAAAATCTTGAAGAAGGGTTAAGCAGAAAACCAGATTGGAAGAGTTTGAAGCGAGTTCAGCAGTGGTTATTTGAGTCCTAG
- a CDS encoding helix-turn-helix transcriptional regulator, translating to METDDFGKKVRDRRREEKLSQEELAQRVGISRNYLSQIERGQATNLSWQVMERLTSMLGLKQEQTRTLEAMADLPSSLAEFAKTADLPPDDVLMLARLKYRGQQPTTPEKWELLYNVIKMTVGK from the coding sequence ATGGAAACCGATGACTTTGGCAAGAAGGTGCGCGATCGCCGCCGCGAAGAAAAACTCAGCCAAGAAGAACTGGCTCAGCGGGTAGGCATTTCCCGCAACTACCTGTCGCAAATTGAGCGTGGGCAGGCGACCAATCTGTCCTGGCAAGTAATGGAACGCCTCACTTCGATGCTGGGGCTGAAGCAAGAACAAACGCGAACCTTAGAGGCAATGGCAGATTTGCCGTCCAGCTTGGCGGAGTTTGCCAAAACCGCAGACCTCCCCCCGGATGATGTGCTAATGTTGGCGCGGCTCAAATACCGAGGCCAGCAACCCACCACTCCAGAAAAATGGGAACTGCTCTATAACGTGATTAAAATGACCGTTGGTAAGTAG
- the zds gene encoding 9,9'-di-cis-zeta-carotene desaturase — MRVAIVGAGLAGMAAAVDLVDAGHEVEIFESRPFVGGKVGSWVDADGNHIEMGLHVFFFNYANLFALMKKIGAFENLLPKQHTHTFINRGGVVKELDFRFPIGAPFNGLKAFFTTGQLSLLDKLQNAIALGTSPMIRGLIDYEGGMKQIRALDRVSFAEWFRSHGGSNGSLKRMWNPIAYALGFIDTENISARCMLTIFQMFATKTEASKLNMLKGSPHEYLLKPIVNYLESRGTKIHTRHGVRKVLFEDAAEQTKVTGLVIANGDAEETVTADAYLCACDVPGVQRLLPSEWRQWSEFDNIYKLDAVPVATVQLRFDGWVTELQDPEARKQLEHAAGIDNLLYTADADFSCFSDLALSSPADYYRPGQGSLLQLVLTPGDPFIKQSNEAIAQHVLKQVHDLFPSSRELNMTWYSVVKLAQSLYREAPGMDPYRPPQKTPIANFFLAGSYTQQDYIDSMEGATLSGRQAAREILANFSQVTENRQPVTMNA, encoded by the coding sequence ATGCGAGTTGCGATCGTTGGGGCGGGGCTTGCTGGCATGGCCGCAGCCGTCGATTTAGTCGATGCAGGGCATGAAGTAGAGATTTTTGAGTCTCGCCCGTTTGTCGGTGGCAAAGTTGGCAGTTGGGTAGACGCTGACGGCAACCACATCGAGATGGGCCTGCATGTGTTCTTCTTTAACTACGCCAATCTATTTGCGTTGATGAAAAAGATTGGTGCATTTGAGAATTTGCTGCCCAAGCAACATACGCATACTTTCATCAATCGCGGTGGCGTCGTCAAAGAACTCGATTTTCGCTTTCCCATTGGAGCACCCTTCAACGGCCTCAAAGCTTTCTTCACCACGGGGCAATTGTCGCTCCTCGATAAGCTGCAAAATGCGATCGCTCTTGGCACCAGCCCGATGATTCGCGGCTTGATCGACTACGAAGGCGGCATGAAACAAATCCGGGCGCTCGATCGCGTCAGTTTTGCCGAGTGGTTCCGCAGTCATGGTGGTTCGAATGGCAGTCTGAAGCGGATGTGGAACCCGATCGCCTACGCTCTGGGCTTCATCGACACGGAAAACATCTCGGCTCGCTGCATGCTGACGATCTTCCAGATGTTTGCTACCAAAACTGAAGCCTCTAAGCTGAACATGCTGAAAGGTTCCCCTCACGAATATCTGCTCAAGCCGATTGTGAATTATTTGGAATCGCGCGGCACTAAGATTCATACCCGTCACGGTGTCCGAAAAGTCCTATTTGAAGATGCAGCAGAGCAAACCAAAGTCACTGGGTTGGTGATTGCCAACGGTGACGCGGAAGAAACCGTTACCGCTGATGCCTATCTCTGCGCCTGTGATGTGCCGGGGGTTCAACGCCTGTTACCTTCCGAATGGCGGCAATGGTCTGAGTTCGACAATATCTACAAACTGGATGCAGTCCCAGTGGCAACGGTGCAACTGCGGTTTGATGGCTGGGTGACAGAACTGCAAGACCCCGAAGCTCGTAAACAACTAGAGCACGCGGCGGGAATTGATAACCTGCTCTACACCGCTGATGCAGATTTCTCTTGCTTCTCCGATTTGGCGCTGTCTAGCCCTGCTGACTACTACCGTCCAGGCCAAGGGTCGCTGTTACAGTTAGTGTTGACTCCGGGCGATCCGTTTATCAAGCAAAGTAACGAGGCGATCGCCCAGCACGTCCTCAAGCAAGTGCATGATCTGTTCCCCTCCTCGCGAGAACTGAACATGACCTGGTATAGTGTCGTCAAATTGGCACAATCGCTGTACCGCGAGGCTCCAGGCATGGACCCCTACCGTCCTCCCCAAAAAACCCCGATCGCCAACTTCTTCCTGGCAGGCAGCTACACTCAGCAAGACTACATCGACAGTATGGAAGGAGCCACACTGTCTGGGCGGCAAGCTGCTAGAGAAATTTTGGCTAATTTTTCTCAAGTAACTGAGAATCGTCAACCTGTAACAATGAACGCTTAA
- a CDS encoding DUF4351 domain-containing protein, which yields MKQLLCGHTSHRNEAIVEHTFYVGDEHRTYAWNGQSSLDVRIDAVIDIASAYIHRVIHQKPKFQKLELSSQMLRNGEKYYYFLVMFEPPRWDDPDAEFSGITEAIVTLDYKVIEPEIHQFTTEAEYQQHRVLQRLHHQLGSLESALEQQVSRLSTNVLWSLETALWDFSSDADLTEWLETYTTQGRKRKK from the coding sequence ATGAAGCAATTACTTTGCGGTCATACCTCACATCGCAATGAGGCGATCGTAGAACATACCTTTTATGTTGGTGATGAACACCGTACTTATGCTTGGAATGGTCAATCTTCTTTGGATGTTCGCATTGATGCCGTAATTGACATAGCATCTGCCTATATTCATCGGGTGATCCACCAAAAACCAAAATTCCAAAAGCTTGAACTTTCCTCTCAAATGCTCAGAAATGGCGAAAAGTATTACTACTTTCTTGTAATGTTTGAGCCTCCCCGGTGGGACGATCCAGACGCAGAATTTTCTGGAATAACAGAGGCGATCGTGACTCTAGATTACAAAGTCATTGAGCCAGAAATCCATCAATTTACAACTGAAGCAGAGTACCAACAACATCGAGTTCTGCAACGGTTACATCATCAGCTTGGAAGCCTTGAATCAGCTTTAGAACAGCAAGTTTCTCGTCTTTCCACGAACGTACTCTGGAGTTTAGAAACTGCTCTTTGGGATTTCAGTAGTGATGCTGATTTGACAGAGTGGCTAGAAACTTACACCACACAGGGCCGTAAGAGAAAGAAATAA
- a CDS encoding iron-sulfur cluster assembly accessory protein, whose protein sequence is MTQATQSQQGILLTENGLRQVLSLREKQGKDLCLRVGVRNGGCSGMSYLMDFADPKDIREDDDVFDYDGFKVICDRKSLLYLYGLVLDYNDALIGGGFQFTNPNASQTCGCGKSFSA, encoded by the coding sequence ATGACACAAGCAACTCAGTCTCAACAAGGAATTTTGCTAACTGAAAATGGCCTCCGTCAAGTGCTTTCCCTGCGAGAAAAGCAAGGTAAAGACCTTTGCCTCCGGGTAGGAGTCCGTAACGGAGGTTGTTCGGGTATGTCCTACCTGATGGATTTCGCAGATCCCAAAGATATTCGCGAAGACGATGATGTGTTTGACTATGACGGTTTCAAAGTCATCTGCGATCGCAAGAGCTTGCTTTATCTCTATGGCTTAGTGCTGGACTACAATGATGCCTTAATTGGGGGTGGCTTCCAATTCACCAATCCCAACGCTTCTCAAACTTGTGGTTGTGGGAAGTCATTCTCGGCTTAA
- a CDS encoding DUF6930 domain-containing protein translates to MTTLTRPTCRRLQNLQQIPSVWEGDRRPLTGEAAASVGAELKGEGECILWVDGSQAVVRAMDIVAPETGSEAVVRALLQAMEHPHSPAAPGRPQKIVVRDRELQFFLRGVLQDLDIVIDYVPDLPLIDEIFKGFQESASVHPPQLPPAYAKTLIEKTYALWEGEPWEILGEHQILAIEINQWDVETLYACIMGMMGMEYGILLYRSLDSLKQFRQQVLNQDSGEDMESAFLKQDCMFVTFERTEDATDDETLDLSELPLCDVQPNFGNLHPLERMRSFLYEEEAIACLIALEALHRFFKQHGKKLSLDHFPAIKSRYRIPLAELGIEATASQLSIQVSTLPDVANELAELSDDEDEDDLDFPVLRDDLVPRDCLRWLEILPWETVELLRKGSGVYQSADTSVEPVGEGLPVVFIQSSQPKAKALIQGLQAAEGLSAICFNPGEDPFSGMTYDLGVLQTNNGDLHLFEEFIDENAAYKAARKKWERVCKKTKGYCGLVIAKGVTGASRGKPPVKDMLALMEARSLSAEELGIGPMELKLEIDWV, encoded by the coding sequence ATGACTACTCTGACTCGCCCCACCTGTCGTCGTCTTCAAAACTTGCAGCAAATTCCTAGCGTGTGGGAGGGCGATCGCCGTCCTTTGACTGGAGAAGCCGCCGCAAGTGTTGGGGCAGAGCTGAAGGGGGAAGGAGAGTGCATTTTGTGGGTCGATGGTTCGCAGGCAGTGGTGCGGGCGATGGACATTGTAGCCCCCGAAACGGGATCGGAAGCGGTAGTCCGAGCGCTTTTACAAGCAATGGAGCATCCCCATAGCCCAGCAGCCCCAGGTCGGCCACAAAAAATTGTGGTGCGCGATCGCGAGTTGCAGTTTTTCCTGCGGGGAGTCTTACAAGACCTAGACATTGTGATTGATTATGTGCCAGACCTGCCGTTGATTGATGAAATTTTTAAGGGCTTTCAAGAATCGGCCAGTGTACATCCACCCCAACTACCACCAGCCTACGCCAAAACCTTAATTGAAAAAACGTACGCCCTTTGGGAAGGAGAACCGTGGGAAATTTTGGGGGAGCATCAAATCCTGGCGATCGAGATCAATCAGTGGGATGTCGAAACGCTTTATGCCTGCATCATGGGCATGATGGGGATGGAATATGGCATTCTGCTCTATCGCTCGTTAGACTCTCTTAAGCAATTTCGCCAGCAAGTCCTCAACCAAGACTCTGGCGAGGACATGGAATCGGCGTTTCTAAAGCAAGATTGCATGTTTGTCACCTTCGAGCGCACTGAAGACGCCACTGACGACGAAACGCTTGACTTATCAGAATTGCCCCTCTGCGATGTTCAACCCAATTTTGGCAACCTGCACCCCCTAGAGCGAATGCGATCGTTCTTGTATGAAGAAGAAGCGATCGCCTGTCTAATTGCCTTAGAAGCCCTCCATCGCTTTTTTAAGCAGCATGGTAAGAAACTATCCCTCGATCACTTTCCTGCGATTAAGAGCCGCTATCGAATTCCCTTGGCTGAACTGGGTATAGAAGCCACAGCATCCCAGCTTTCGATTCAAGTTTCTACCCTGCCTGATGTTGCCAATGAACTGGCCGAGCTGAGCGATGACGAAGATGAAGATGACCTAGATTTCCCAGTGTTACGTGATGATCTAGTTCCTAGAGACTGTCTACGCTGGCTAGAAATTTTGCCTTGGGAAACAGTTGAATTACTCAGGAAAGGCTCAGGGGTTTACCAGTCTGCCGATACTTCTGTAGAACCTGTAGGCGAAGGTCTGCCTGTGGTGTTTATTCAAAGCTCGCAGCCCAAAGCCAAAGCGTTAATTCAAGGGTTACAAGCGGCAGAAGGCTTGAGCGCCATCTGTTTTAACCCTGGCGAAGATCCATTTTCAGGCATGACCTACGATCTAGGCGTTCTGCAAACCAATAACGGCGATCTGCATCTATTTGAAGAATTTATTGACGAAAATGCTGCTTACAAAGCTGCCCGCAAAAAGTGGGAACGGGTTTGTAAAAAAACAAAAGGCTATTGCGGTTTAGTGATTGCCAAAGGTGTCACCGGAGCCTCCCGTGGCAAACCACCCGTCAAAGACATGCTGGCACTGATGGAAGCGCGATCGCTCTCCGCTGAAGAACTAGGCATCGGCCCGATGGAGCTGAAGTTAGAGATCGATTGGGTCTAG
- the metK gene encoding methionine adenosyltransferase has protein sequence MSRRYLFTSESVTEGHPDKICDQISDTILDALLAQDPTSRVAAEVVVNTGLVLITGEITSRANVNYIELARQKIAEIGYTGAENGFCSNSCSVLVALDRQSPDIAQGVNAAQERREESSTEDLDVTGAGDQGIMFGFACNETPELMPLPISLAHRIARRLASVRKTGQLPYLRPDGKTQVTVAYEDGRPVGIDTILVSTQHTATIGDITDEAAVQAKIKEDLWSLVVEPIFADISVEPDENTRFLVNPTGKFVIGGPQGDSGLTGRKIIVDTYGGYSRHGGGAFSGKDPTKVDRSAAYACRYVAKNIVAAGLAEKCEVQLSYAIGVARPVSIMLETFGTGKVDDEKLLELVQQHFELRPAGIIKAFNLQKLPSERGGRFYQDVAAYGHLGRTDLELPWEKTDKAELLKEALTLSSALA, from the coding sequence GGCTCAGGACCCCACTAGCCGAGTTGCTGCTGAGGTGGTTGTCAATACGGGTTTGGTTTTGATTACTGGCGAAATTACTTCCAGAGCCAATGTTAACTACATTGAACTAGCTCGCCAGAAAATTGCCGAGATTGGATACACAGGTGCTGAGAACGGCTTCTGTTCCAATAGTTGCTCCGTCTTAGTCGCTTTAGACAGGCAATCCCCCGACATCGCTCAGGGTGTGAACGCGGCACAGGAGCGCCGTGAAGAGTCCAGCACAGAAGACCTGGATGTCACCGGAGCTGGCGACCAAGGCATTATGTTTGGTTTTGCTTGCAACGAAACACCAGAACTGATGCCCTTGCCGATCAGTCTGGCTCACCGAATTGCTCGTCGCTTAGCAAGCGTTAGAAAAACTGGGCAACTGCCTTACCTACGCCCAGACGGTAAAACTCAGGTTACGGTCGCTTACGAAGATGGCCGTCCGGTTGGCATCGATACTATTTTGGTTTCCACACAGCATACGGCGACGATCGGTGATATCACCGATGAAGCTGCGGTACAAGCCAAGATTAAGGAAGATCTCTGGTCTTTGGTTGTAGAACCAATCTTTGCAGATATTTCTGTGGAACCTGATGAAAACACACGCTTCCTCGTAAATCCTACAGGTAAGTTTGTCATTGGTGGCCCTCAGGGTGACTCTGGTCTGACGGGACGCAAAATTATTGTGGATACCTATGGAGGTTACTCTCGTCACGGTGGTGGCGCTTTCTCTGGAAAAGACCCCACAAAAGTAGACCGTAGTGCTGCGTATGCTTGCCGCTATGTCGCTAAAAACATTGTGGCGGCTGGATTGGCGGAGAAGTGTGAAGTGCAGTTGAGCTACGCGATTGGTGTAGCTCGTCCGGTCAGCATCATGCTGGAGACTTTTGGTACGGGCAAGGTAGATGATGAGAAACTCCTAGAGCTAGTTCAACAACACTTTGAGTTGCGTCCAGCGGGTATCATCAAAGCCTTTAACTTGCAAAAACTCCCAAGCGAACGGGGTGGCCGCTTCTATCAGGATGTCGCTGCTTATGGTCACTTGGGCCGCACTGACTTAGAGTTGCCTTGGGAGAAAACCGATAAGGCGGAGCTACTAAAGGAAGCTCTGACCCTGTCTAGCGCTTTAGCTTAA
- a CDS encoding ImmA/IrrE family metallo-endopeptidase, giving the protein MQYRHPGQAFLSRHGLLQTEQDVFRYVEFLRQEVGLSDEPPIDLLRIYQEFGMPTPLRAPLADQQGILVDSDAGLILIKEDDPLGRQRFTEGHELMELLFDAQERLLLGTNTQMPWQAEQKEQLCDRGAAELLMPTSSFLPQLRSLGFSLRTGQILANLYQTSLLATLLRMVQHESGAYAVVMWHRALSRREAQGCLPTKPQPKKKLRVWWRAKAQGWTSGFIPKNKSIPHDSLIAEAFHSGQPQTGTEALDFGCGPLHCYVEALPIQLGDKPCVLSLLHLPASS; this is encoded by the coding sequence ATGCAGTACAGGCATCCTGGGCAAGCTTTCCTGTCCCGTCATGGACTACTGCAAACTGAGCAAGATGTGTTCCGCTATGTCGAATTTCTGCGGCAAGAAGTGGGGCTGAGCGACGAACCGCCGATCGATCTCTTACGCATCTACCAAGAATTCGGGATGCCTACGCCTTTGCGGGCACCGCTAGCTGATCAACAAGGCATTCTGGTCGATAGTGATGCAGGCTTAATTCTGATTAAAGAAGATGACCCCTTGGGGCGGCAACGCTTCACCGAAGGCCATGAGCTGATGGAGTTGTTGTTTGATGCTCAGGAGCGGTTATTGCTAGGCACCAACACCCAGATGCCCTGGCAGGCTGAGCAAAAAGAGCAGTTGTGCGATCGCGGAGCTGCCGAGTTGTTAATGCCTACCTCTTCGTTTCTGCCCCAACTCCGCAGTCTCGGCTTCTCCCTCCGCACCGGACAAATTCTGGCAAATCTCTACCAAACCTCGTTGCTCGCCACCTTGCTCCGCATGGTGCAACATGAATCGGGAGCCTACGCTGTGGTGATGTGGCATCGAGCATTAAGCCGTCGAGAAGCACAAGGCTGTCTCCCCACGAAACCACAACCCAAAAAGAAATTGCGCGTTTGGTGGCGAGCCAAGGCTCAAGGCTGGACTAGTGGGTTCATTCCCAAAAACAAGTCAATCCCCCACGATTCCCTCATTGCCGAGGCGTTTCACAGTGGACAGCCTCAAACAGGTACAGAAGCCCTAGACTTTGGCTGTGGCCCGCTTCACTGTTATGTAGAAGCACTGCCCATCCAGTTAGGCGACAAACCCTGTGTTTTATCTCTGTTGCATCTACCTGCCAGTAGCTAA
- a CDS encoding SRPBCC family protein gives MSDWLEHSVQVEVDVPIELAWSLWSDLEQMPRWMKWIDSVKVQEDNPDLSRWKLATGGLEFSWQSRIVKIVPQQIIQWESVGGLPNRGAIRFYDRGTSSIVKLSVSYAIPGIIGKLMDNLFLGRVVESTIQADLERFKQYALQAKTQVEA, from the coding sequence ATGTCCGATTGGCTAGAACACAGCGTCCAAGTTGAAGTTGATGTCCCTATTGAGTTGGCTTGGAGTCTCTGGTCTGACCTGGAGCAAATGCCCCGCTGGATGAAGTGGATTGACTCGGTGAAAGTGCAAGAGGACAACCCAGATTTATCCCGCTGGAAGCTCGCCACAGGCGGTTTGGAGTTTAGCTGGCAATCGCGTATTGTCAAAATTGTGCCGCAGCAAATTATTCAGTGGGAATCGGTGGGTGGTTTGCCCAACAGAGGAGCGATTCGCTTCTACGATCGCGGCACTAGCAGCATCGTCAAACTCAGTGTCTCCTACGCCATTCCTGGCATCATTGGCAAGCTGATGGACAATCTATTTTTAGGACGAGTGGTGGAATCCACCATCCAAGCAGATTTGGAACGGTTCAAACAATACGCTCTGCAAGCTAAAACCCAGGTAGAAGCTTAA
- a CDS encoding SIMPL domain-containing protein codes for MNCDPLSRSRARNHYLKAAFLLLGVIGLSACQAPSNTSSLTRTLIVSGKGEVNIPTTLTQVQLGVEVQNQTAEAVQQQVAQRSQAVVKLLQSRQVEKLETTGIRLSPQYSYKDGEQSIKGYSGANMVSFRMPTDKVGTLLDDAVKAGATRIDSVSFAASDEAIATAQQDAIREATAKAKTQVSAALGALDLQQREIVNVQVTGDNQMPPPMPMAIAGELTQNAKVPTPIIGGEQEVAAIVTLQVRY; via the coding sequence ATGAACTGTGACCCTCTCAGTCGTTCTAGAGCCAGAAATCATTACTTAAAAGCTGCATTCCTGTTACTGGGTGTCATCGGTCTATCTGCTTGTCAAGCTCCATCCAACACCAGCTCACTCACCAGAACCTTGATAGTTTCGGGCAAAGGTGAAGTCAATATTCCCACAACCCTCACCCAAGTACAACTGGGAGTAGAAGTCCAGAATCAGACGGCTGAGGCTGTGCAACAACAAGTGGCGCAGCGATCGCAAGCTGTAGTCAAGCTCCTCCAGTCTCGCCAAGTCGAAAAGCTAGAAACCACTGGCATTCGGCTCAGTCCTCAATACAGCTACAAAGATGGAGAACAAAGCATCAAAGGCTATTCGGGGGCAAACATGGTCAGCTTTCGCATGCCAACAGACAAAGTTGGCACCTTACTAGATGATGCTGTCAAAGCAGGCGCAACTCGGATTGATAGCGTTTCCTTTGCTGCCTCCGATGAAGCGATCGCCACGGCGCAACAAGATGCAATCCGGGAAGCCACTGCCAAAGCTAAAACTCAAGTGAGTGCCGCTTTAGGTGCTTTAGATCTCCAACAACGAGAAATCGTCAATGTTCAGGTAACAGGGGATAACCAAATGCCCCCGCCCATGCCAATGGCGATCGCCGGAGAATTAACTCAAAATGCCAAAGTGCCTACGCCCATAATTGGCGGAGAACAAGAAGTAGCCGCAATTGTGACGCTACAAGTTCGTTATTAG
- a CDS encoding 2Fe-2S iron-sulfur cluster-binding protein — MSVCIRFLPDDVTVEAEPGESLLEVADRAGVDIPTGCLMGSCHACEVEIEGGETVRSCISAVPPGRSQLTIQLFSDPSW, encoded by the coding sequence ATGAGTGTTTGCATTCGCTTTCTGCCAGACGATGTCACAGTTGAGGCAGAGCCAGGAGAATCCTTGCTGGAAGTCGCTGACAGAGCGGGAGTTGATATTCCAACGGGTTGCCTGATGGGGTCTTGTCACGCTTGTGAAGTAGAAATTGAAGGCGGAGAAACGGTGCGTAGCTGTATCTCGGCAGTTCCTCCAGGGCGATCGCAATTGACGATTCAACTGTTCTCCGATCCGAGTTGGTAA
- a CDS encoding DUF6745 domain-containing protein: MTTKIGKLTPEQETLIPVCRDKWRQVALSTERIDRAVATEAIKTVYAATAQPAPQVLFCESPLAVPQVLTRLLQQQLSSGLAWVVESYSPEQQRAKLRSRLGNPLTRQLEEQLHWLVRRQVEEQLSWQVRSQLESQLWPESYELQLWEQLQLTPQLQDYWHDGLRLETWMRNAIWLDLAISALDSSYDRHKWLSFQMLIEECGWLLPYENVCIVCDRPLTVSFDDLGRLHAEGEPAIAFADGFNVYAYQGVRLPEAYGQLPPVLWRSQWLLEEFNFELRQVLLQGIGYERVSQELEAIAIDTWREYTLLGVDAEIDDEPMLLLKMTCPSTGLTHVARVPPDFDSAQEAIQWVNWDIDPAEFAVQT; this comes from the coding sequence ATGACGACCAAAATAGGCAAACTTACACCCGAACAAGAAACATTAATTCCGGTCTGTCGAGATAAGTGGCGACAAGTTGCGTTGTCTACCGAGAGAATCGATCGCGCGGTTGCCACAGAAGCAATTAAGACAGTTTATGCGGCAACCGCTCAACCCGCACCCCAGGTTTTGTTTTGCGAGAGTCCGTTGGCCGTACCGCAGGTTTTGACCCGTCTGTTGCAACAACAATTAAGTTCTGGCTTAGCTTGGGTGGTGGAGAGCTACAGCCCAGAACAACAGCGAGCAAAATTGCGATCGCGGCTTGGCAATCCACTGACTCGCCAACTGGAAGAACAACTACATTGGTTGGTGCGGCGACAGGTGGAAGAACAGTTGAGTTGGCAAGTGCGATCGCAACTAGAGAGCCAACTTTGGCCCGAATCCTATGAACTGCAACTCTGGGAACAACTGCAACTCACCCCCCAATTGCAAGACTATTGGCATGATGGCCTGCGGCTAGAAACTTGGATGCGCAATGCCATCTGGCTGGATTTAGCAATTTCGGCTTTGGATAGTTCTTACGATCGCCACAAGTGGTTGTCCTTCCAGATGTTGATCGAAGAGTGCGGTTGGTTGCTGCCTTACGAGAATGTTTGTATTGTCTGCGATCGCCCCCTAACTGTCAGCTTTGACGACCTGGGCCGACTCCATGCCGAAGGAGAACCTGCGATCGCGTTTGCCGATGGGTTTAATGTCTATGCATATCAAGGGGTGCGTTTGCCAGAAGCATATGGACAACTGCCTCCTGTTCTCTGGCGATCGCAGTGGTTGCTAGAAGAATTCAACTTTGAGCTGCGGCAAGTGTTGTTGCAAGGAATTGGGTATGAGCGAGTCAGCCAAGAACTAGAGGCGATCGCGATCGATACTTGGCGCGAATACACCTTGTTGGGGGTGGATGCCGAGATTGATGATGAGCCGATGTTGTTGCTCAAGATGACCTGTCCCAGTACGGGGTTAACTCACGTTGCCCGTGTGCCACCCGACTTTGATTCCGCTCAGGAAGCGATTCAATGGGTCAACTGGGATATTGATCCAGCAGAATTTGCCGTCCAAACCTGA